tttaaatatTCTCTCACAATGAGcggttttcctttttcatcattttgtCCCTCATTCGGAATTCCTCTACTCGTTGATTGTCGTCTCCAATCACTCGCCATTctatgaaaaacaaatttaattataaGAGAGAAAAAGCTTTAAAGTCTCTCATTTTTAGAGGACaattacatttttataatttttttgttcatcaaCATGAACAAAATcggataaaattttttatggtttaaaacatttaacaaaaaaaatgcaaaaacaagaaaatataattttctactgctaaaaaaataaaatggacacaattttcagtttttgcaactttttttcttaaataatggaagttatatattttttttctgacaaattggaaaaagcgATACTCTTGATTaacaaattcatatttttgttcacaagatatttcaaaatatttaaagaatGAAACtttaagttttctgaaaattttagaactgaaacaaaaaatagattttcagattttattattggagaaagaacaaaacaataaacattttataacagttgattggaaaatttaaaaaaaaacgaaaattcataCTAAACTACAAGGCTTTGAATCCTAAGGCAAAAAAACAGGTAACGAGGAGAACAAACGCATCAGTGTAACAAAAGATGGAGTGTACTCGGATTATCAGAgatgtatattttttaaatgattagTTTTTCGATGGACACTCGTGTCAGAACGACAGTCATAACATGTATGAAGGAAATGGGTTACAGATAGATGGAGAAGACAATGAAAACGGGAACATGTGATTGATTAAGTTGTGGGAAATGAGGGAAATGCTCCtgagcaaatttgaaaatttcaggctgatttttggaattgagcAAATGTTTTTGGTTATCAGAGAAAGAAACGGTGCAATTATCTCatataattatttcaaaaaagcaacgAAAATGCGGTCACggttttctaacaaaaaaaaagttatttactAAACTGATATCTACacctaaaaaaacaaaacaaaaagaaacaaaaactgatCTATATGCTATACActattaaaaactaaaataatcaACGAACAagtaattctaaattttttgaaatttgataaacaacttccaaaaaattgggtGATATCTAATCAATTCTAATCGAGAGTCTCATTGTCAAGCTGAGCAGCAACATCTGTAGTCTTGCTCTCTTCAGTCGTCCCATTTTGCTGTTTTCCGAGAGAAGACAATCCAGGAACACCAATGATCAGTATTCCGTTGATGATGTTTAAGGTATCAAATAGAGAGGTAACTGTTGGAGGTTGAGCCTATAAAaatattgcgatttttttgctattgtgaaaatttaatattacCTGGAACAATTCAGTAATGTTTGTACTATTGTcaagtttcaacattttcttttgGAATGTAACAGCTTGTTGAGTAAGCGTGCGAAGATATTCACTCGATTCGTTGACTCTTGGGTGATTTGGTCCATAGAGTTCGGAATAAATAGCGAATGTTTCCTTTTCAGCAACTAGAGCAGCTCGGAAATCTCCACGAGCCGCATGTGTTCGGGCAATCAAATTGGAAATCAATCCAGTCTTCAGCTTTCTCGGTTCTCCAATAGTTTTTGTGATAGCATCAGCCGATTGCAAGTACTTCAAAGCTGTGTCGAACTCTTGAACAGTGAACAAAATGAGTCCAATGTTGGCATCAATTTGAGCCATTACAGGATGTTTCTCTCCAAATACGAGATTCATGAGATATCTCGCACGGTACAATGGACGAAGAGATCCAGGAATGAGAAGTGCTCCAAATGCGAAATGGGCcaaattgatctgaaaaatgttcaatgtcattgcagaaaaattcccTTTATTTTGTTCTCATTGTTCTTCAAGTTTATCGAAAAACAAAGATGATAAAACATATTTAATGCagatgattttttattaatagtACTTACATATTCAATAATGGTATTTCCTGCATCCAATCCAATCAACCGTTCGCTCATGACCGCTGCCTTATGCTGGTTGTTCaaagcctgaaaattataCGGCATTGGTTTTATATATTACAATTTCCAATGTATTCAGTGTTCATGCGgctaaattgttttaaaaaccaaaataactAATGATAAGACACTTACATCTCCAGTTTCTCCAAGAACGTGGGACAATCTTGCAAGAGCTCTCAAACATTGTGGCATATCTGGATGCATTACACCATAGACAAGTGTCATGAGATTTAGTGATTCGCCAATACACTCGTAAGCTTCTCGGGAGGCACCAATAGACATCGCTTGTTGTCCACGAATGAACATTTTCTTAGCATCAGCAGTGAATGGTTCATGATGCTTGATGATTGGGAAGAAGTTGATGATGTCATCTTCAacgaaaattgatgttttcttTGCAGTAGAGTTATCCAATTGGTAATCTCTTGCTACGAGCTGAACTCCCATGACTTTGCAAATGCGGCGGAAAAGAGCAGTTTTTTGGATATCATGCAATTCGGTGAACTTTTCAAGGGAGTCGGCCTCAATCGGGTATCCATAATAGCTGGCAGAATCTTCACGGATACTATTCCAAAGTGCTGATGTGGTTAACGAAGACCAGGCAGATGTAACTCGTTTCTTGCCGTTCTTCTTATTGGCTTTCTTCGCAACGTTCGCAGCAATAGGGCTTGGATCCAAAACTACAGAGAATAGGCAGTTGAGAATGTGAGATGTACTTGCGGAGAGTTGATCAGCAGTAATTTGAACATTGATCTTGCGGATGACATGCTTTGCAGATCTAGCAACGATATCCGAAAGAACAAGTGGACGAGCAAATGAGACGCTGTTTTCAAgacgttttccaatttctcctAAATAGCGAATATTGATACCATTGATGTGCATAATGTCAGCAAGATTATCTCCATCAATTGGTTGCACAACGCAATCTTTCAAGTTCTGAACAAGCTCTGGAATCTTCTGGGTAAGGAGGAAATCTGCGGCATCCACAACAACACGGCGTTGTCGTTCAAGGTTCTCTGTTGGTGCATGTTTGACATTTGATGAGAAACAATCCGGATTGAACTTCATAACATAGCGATCTTCATAAATAGAATGAACAACTGCACAAGCTTCCTTGATAGCATCTTGAACGACTTTGTTTTTGGCTTCAAACTCCTTATCTTCGCTGATGGCCATAAAGAGTAGTGATAGTTCAGTTTCTGCttcggctgaaaaataaaaataatttgattaaGAAAAGTTTTGTACGAAATGATTACCTGCTTGCTTAATCAAagtttcatcatttttctcttttgacTCGGTAATCAGATCACGGATCTTCTTTGCAGTTAACTGGATGAAAGTGACCAATCTAGACTCACAGAACGCATCAATTAGTTCACGGCGGAGAGCCGAAAGCTTGTGCGGGAATTTTCGTGGATATCCCAGTGTTTTAGCGGCCTCAGAGACCTCTGCGTCATCGAGATAATGAACATCTGGAGGCATTGAACGAAGAAGGTCCAAAACGTATTTTCTACCATCGTTTCCAATTATTCCCTTAGCTTCGTAGCTTGTATAAAGCTTCAACTCTTCCTTAACTCCGTCTTTCTCGCTGATAACGGTGTGAGGCAGCATTTTCAGTTTGTGAGCAGCATCCTCGAGCAGTTCGTGATACTTTTCATCAGAGACGACAGTTTTTCCAAAGTCTATCGATCCATACACAACAGATTGTTCTTGCTCGCGTTCCAAAATTCCTGGTATGATGGATTGTGCAGTCACACGATATCCTCGATAATCGAAAATTGCCATTCCTAGAGTGTTGAGTTTTGGATCATCAAGAGTTGCAAATGCCCGCACTCCTTGAAGATCGGTCGATGTAGCAGCAAAAGCAGCAGCGTCTCCTCCAAGCTCCTTATAATGATCTCTGACGTCAAATCCGAGACTGAAGAAGATATTGTTCCAAATGTACATATGAGTTTTCTTGTCCTCTCCTGGGTTTATAGCCAATATATTTCCATCAAGAATAGATTGAACACCTCTCGCAGCAGCATTTACGTAATCAGCATGAATTTTGTAATAACTTCGATCACGGATTACTCGCTCAGAAATGGATTTACGGGTCATCTCGAAAGTAGTCTGAAGCTCTTCATTCCAATCACGAAGGAGTCCTGGCATATGATCTTCAAATCCAACCCGGAACGGCTCTGTCAATTCAATGGCTCTCAATGAGTCACTCATGTACCCATCAGTTTTCAATGGATTTCCAACCCATGAAGAAACTGGGTAACTGGTTGGAAGTCGCTCAACGAGTGTCTTTTCTTGACGCcgcttcaaaatttgaggaTATACTTTCTTGAATCCTGGACTGACATTTTGAAGTAGTTCAATGACGCTTTGGTAGACAGTCTTATTGGAATTCGATACTGTCGGATCGAACCGTCCATCTTGTGAGTTGTTCACATAAAAACCTCTAGTGCAACAGGTGACATGGTAGATGCGATTTTCAACTGTTGTGATGTCGATGTACAAGACATCTCCTCTGAGCTTTCGAGGTCCTGGTGGAGGGTTGTACGGAGAGAATGCGATATCTTTAAGGGCAATGAGCTCTTTTGGTTGTGGAACAAGCAGATGAGCAAGGGAGCGTTCTTTGCATCCTGGAAGAGCATGATCTGGTGGAAGAATATCGGAAGGTTTTggttctttcttttcttctggTTGCAAATTGATTGTTGTCAAATATGATTGAGCATCATTGGTACACGGGGGCTCGTGCTGATCTTCAGTAAGTCCAAATTTGAGTAATTCACGGACTTGGCGGAGGTGGAGACGAGCATCACGAATGGTGTATGGCTCATCGACCACGTTCAAGGTGCACCCATCAACGAATCCCGGAATAGCACGGACTTCAGAGTAGTTGTCTACGGCTGTTCCGTTCAAATACAAGGAGAAACAAGTTCTATGACAAGTAGCTTCACGGTCTAGCAGCGTCTGGTATAGTTCTTGAACCAACTCATTGTCGCTGAGCTGAAAAAATGTCTGGATTCTAAAATCaggaaagaaaaaactgaCATGTAGCTCGAAAGCGTCTCCACAAGATGGTTGAATAGTGATCTTCACGAACTTGTCGACTTGCTTATCTGAAACTCAaggataaaaaaaaactaattttagatttttctcacCTGGTTCTGATGAGTCTGGAGTGTTTATCGACGAGTGACCTGAGTCGTTTTCCTCTTGAGGAATTTCGTGCTTCCCATTGATGATCGGCACTTCGACATCAGTTTTCGTTTCGGAACCCAAAGTCAtctgtaaaatatttaaatatcaGTTCATCTTCATAATTATATTAGCGAAATATTAAACGATGAAGGATTTATGACGCAAATCatggaattcgaaaaattgtgcGAGCACAGCACAATTAACGAATGGATAGATAATGGAACAGCCATGAAGACTTGTACCGAGAAAGTTGCAgaagaactaaaaaaaactacagatTTGGAGAAGGAAAGGATATTATATACAAAAATCCTATGCTATCGCACTTACGAGCGCAGCAGAGAACAAATATCAGAAAGCAATATCATTAACACCTATTTTTATactcattttctaattttccgacactgaatcaaaaattaaaaacatctGATGCAATAGGAAACGAGAAATTGGGAACAAAGtgtattgtaaaaattttgctcCAGGAATGCGTCAATCATCACGTTGGCGCGATCCTCGTTCATTGCGCTTTTCTGGTGCAAGCAAGTGCGCCCCACCGTATTTTCCGACGATAGATTGCATCGAAAGGGGGCACGCAGCGTTTCagttttcttcgatttttccacaaattttgtttatgcTACATTTTCCTTGGTGTTTCTttcgttttcactttttaatcaagtaattttcagaatgcttCCCAATGGATTTTCATTTCTTAATCCCAATTTAGTAGCGGCTGCTAACATTCAACAAGTTCTCCTGAACCAAAGATGcaagtttttcataaatttgtaaaattggccaattaattaataaaataatttaatattaatgcaaacattttcagttggCATGCCACCAGTTGGATCTATCGCTCAAGTTCCGCTCCTCCAAATGCCCACCCACTCTGTAGTTGCTCCGCACGTTGCAGCTCCGACGAGGCCTTCACCAATGCTGGTACCTCCTGGAATGGGCATAGACGAATCCCACTCATCCCCATCTGTCGAATCTGATTGGAGTGTGCATACGAATGAAAAGGGTACACCTTATTATCATAATCGTGTAACGAAACAAACGTCATGGATAAAACCAGACGTCTTAAAAACTCCACTCGAGGTAagtgaaaaatatagtttacAGCGCTCTTGAAGTCTGATTTCAGAGAAGTACTAGCGGACAGCCACAACAAGGTCAATGGAAAGAATTCATGAGTGATGACGGAAAACCATATTATTATAATACCCTTACAAAGAAAACGCAATGGGTTAAACCAGATGGAGAGGAAATTACAAGTAAGATTTTATCTAGAGAATCtttcaatttgaattatttatttcagaaggAGAACAGAAGCCAGCAGCAAAGGCTGCAACTGTGGACACTGTCGCATTGGCAGCGGCTGTTCAGCAAAAGAAGGCGGAATCCGATCTAGACAAAGCCATGAAGGCTACCCTCGCATCAATGCCAAATGTACCTCTTCCGtctgaaaagaaagaagaagaatctGTGAACGATGAAGTTGAATTGAAGAAACGGCAGTCAGAACGATTCCGTGAACTGCTCCGTGACAAATATAATGACGGAAAGATAACAACGAATTGCAATTGGGATCAGGCTGTAAAATGGATCCAGAATGATCCTCGTTTCAGAATTCTGAACAAAGTCtcagaaaagaaacaattatttaacGCTTGGAAAGTTcaaagaggaaaagaagaaagagtaagttgaaacgaaaaacaaatttatgaacaactacaaactataacttagcatttatttcaaaacgatTCCATTCTCGTTGAGACGTTTTTGTGTCATCTCGAACAACTGATCATCTGTTGCCTCTGCATTTTCTGATTTGACTAGTTTATATTCGTTGATGAACTGCTGAGAGACGCTTGTTCTTGAGCTATCCACTTGAATACCAGCCGTACTTCTGTATGTCTTGTAGAACTTTCTGAATagagaaaacaatttaaatagTCAGCGCCTGAAATAACCAAAACTTACGCTCTGAGAACATCTTCCTCGTAGAAAATAGAGCGAATTGGTTCGTCGTACTTTGCTAATTTTACATTCCAATCTGGCGGTGTTAATGGTGGAGATGAAACGTACACATCATACCTGAAATGATAATTATATCACGATATCCGCTTGAATGAGTAAAA
The nucleotide sequence above comes from Caenorhabditis elegans chromosome III. Encoded proteins:
- the clu-1 gene encoding Clustered mitochondria protein homolog (Confirmed by transcript evidence); protein product: MTLGSETKTDVEVPIINGKHEIPQEENDSGHSSINTPDSSEPDKQVDKFVKITIQPSCGDAFELHLSDNELVQELYQTLLDREATCHRTCFSLYLNGTAVDNYSEVRAIPGFVDGCTLNVVDEPYTIRDARLHLRQVRELLKFGLTEDQHEPPCTNDAQSYLTTINLQPEEKKEPKPSDILPPDHALPGCKERSLAHLLVPQPKELIALKDIAFSPYNPPPGPRKLRGDVLYIDITTVENRIYHVTCCTRGFYVNNSQDGRFDPTVSNSNKTVYQSVIELLQNVSPGFKKVYPQILKRRQEKTLVERLPTSYPVSSWVGNPLKTDGYMSDSLRAIELTEPFRVGFEDHMPGLLRDWNEELQTTFEMTRKSISERVIRDRSYYKIHADYVNAAARGVQSILDGNILAINPGEDKKTHMYIWNNIFFSLGFDVRDHYKELGGDAAAFAATSTDLQGVRAFATLDDPKLNTLGMAIFDYRGYRVTAQSIIPGILEREQEQSVVYGSIDFGKTVVSDEKYHELLEDAAHKLKMLPHTVISEKDGVKEELKLYTSYEAKGIIGNDGRKYVLDLLRSMPPDVHYLDDAEVSEAAKTLGYPRKFPHKLSALRRELIDAFCESRLVTFIQLTAKKIRDLITESKEKNDETLIKQAAEAETELSLLFMAISEDKEFEAKNKVVQDAIKEACAVVHSIYEDRYVMKFNPDCFSSNVKHAPTENLERQRRVVVDAADFLLTQKIPELVQNLKDCVVQPIDGDNLADIMHINGINIRYLGEIGKRLENSVSFARPLVLSDIVARSAKHVIRKINVQITADQLSASTSHILNCLFSVVLDPSPIAANVAKKANKKNGKKRVTSAWSSLTTSALWNSIREDSASYYGYPIEADSLEKFTELHDIQKTALFRRICKVMGVQLVARDYQLDNSTAKKTSIFVEDDIINFFPIIKHHEPFTADAKKMFIRGQQAMSIGASREAYECIGESLNLMTLVYGVMHPDMPQCLRALARLSHVLGETGDALNNQHKAAVMSERLIGLDAGNTIIEYINLAHFAFGALLIPGSLRPLYRARYLMNLVFGEKHPVMAQIDANIGLILFTVQEFDTALKYLQSADAITKTIGEPRKLKTGLISNLIARTHAARGDFRAALVAEKETFAIYSELYGPNHPRVNESSEYLRTLTQQAVTFQKKMLKLDNSTNITELFQAQPPTVTSLFDTLNIINGILIIGVPGLSSLGKQQNGTTEESKTTDVAAQLDNETLD
- the mrps-23 gene encoding Small ribosomal subunit protein mS23 (Partially confirmed by transcript evidence), with translation MASFITRAERSGNIFSRVTGLIRAGQLNWADRPLWYDVYVSSPPLTPPDWNVKLAKYDEPIRSIFYEEDVLRAKFYKTYRSTAGIQVDSSRTSVSQQFINEYKLVKSENAEATDDQLFEMTQKRLNENGIVLK